Genomic window (Streptomyces liliiviolaceus):
CGCCGTCCACGCGACGATCCGGCCCCGCCGTGTCAGCTTCGTCGGCCGCGCCGAACGCGCGCCCCGCCCCGACCTGCTTCCGGCCGGAGCGTGCCGCCGCTGTCCCCTACCGCCCACAGGCGCCCCTTTCCCCGCGCTCGGCCTCCATCCGGCCGGCCCCTGACTCACGAGCGCTCAGCGCCCCCGTACTCCGATCGGCGAAACTCTACATTCATGTAGAGATACGGGCGGGGGGTGGGTACGACTCACCCCGCCGGCCGCCCGCCGGGCCCGTGCTCACAGCGGCGTCGCCGCGTGCAGGATGAGGACCATCGTCACCGCGGAGTTCGCGGAGGACAGCGCGGACACCGCGGTCCCGGCCGCCGCGCCCCACGCGGCGAGGCCCACCGTGGTGAACACCGACGGCCAGGTGCGCGGCACGGGCGCGGGGCCGAGCAGCGCGGCGACCCGGCGCGGCACCGGGCCCGGCGCGGCGAGGCCCGCGAGCGTGGGCACCGGGGTGCCGCGGGAGACCAGGGCGGCCTTGCCGATCGCGCAGGCCACGGCCCGGCGGCTGCCGACCACCTGCGCGGCCTCCTCGTCCGCCCACCGTTCCGTCGTGTAGGACACGGCCGTGCACAGCGGACGCAGGAACGGGTTGGCGCGCGCGGCCAGCTGGGCGGCGAGCAGGAACCGGTGGTGACGGGCGGCCAGATGGGCGCGCTCATGGGCGAACAGGGCGCGCCGCTCGGCCGGTTCGAGACAGGAGAGCAGCGCGGTGGTCACCACCACCCGGTCGCGGCGCCCGCCGGGGAGGGCGTAGGCGTACGGCACCTCGTCGGGCAGGACGGCCACCTCGGTGCCGGGCAGGTCGGCGAGCGCCAGGTGGGCGCTGCGGCGGACCCGCCGGTGCCGGTGCAGCGTGCGCCCGCAGACCAGCAGCACCGCGAGGAGCGCCGGGATCGCCAGCTTCCCGGCGATCTCGTCGTACGGCACGGCCTCGCGCACCTCGGGGTCCGACCAGCCGTCGGGCAGCGGGTTGCCGGGCAGCTGGGCCGTGCCGACCACCATCAGCAGTCCCAGGCAGACCGTGCTGCACACCGCCATGACCACGGCGAGCCCGGTCAGCAGCCGGGTGGCGGTCCGCGGATACAGCCGCAGCTCGGCGAGCCGGGCGATCGGCCACGCCGTCAACGGCAGGACCAGCGGCAGAAAGACGAACAACCCCATGAGGCTTCAGTCTTCCCTCTCCGCCTCGGGGTGGGCCAGCAGTTCACGCAGGAGTCGCTCGTCGTTCGGCTCCAGGGACGTCACGAAGCTCGCGAGTACGGCTTCCCGGTCCCGTTCGCCGTCGAGGACCCGGCGCATCCGGCGGGCGGCCAGACCCGCCTCGTCCGACGCCGCGGTCCAGGCGAAGGACCGGCCGACGCGTTCCCGGGTCACGGCGCCCTTGGCCAGCAGCCGGGTCAGGATCGTGATGACGGTCGTGTAGGCGAGGTCGCCGCCCAGCCGCTCCTGCACCCAGCCCGCCGTCGCGGGTCCCTCCGCCGCGCGCAGGGCAGCCAGGATCTGGGCCTCCAGCTCACCCTGTCCCCGCCGCGGGGGACGCCGCCGCTGGTCCGTCACGCCCTGTCTCCCTTCCGCCGACTCCGAAACACGGGCGGTCCATCGTATCGACGCCGGACGGCCGGCCATGACGCCCGGGCCCGCCGCCACGCGCCGACCGGCACGGACCGGACGCCGGGGCCGGCGCTCCGGCAAGCGCGCACCGGCCCGCCCCTCCGGCCCCACCCTTCACCTCCGTACGGCACGACGGAGCCACGACGAAGACGCCGCCTCTTCCCCTTTTTCTACAGTGTTGTAGATTTCATAACGGGGTCCCGGACGGGTACCCGCCCCTCACGCACCGAGCAAGCATCGAGCACACATCGAGAAGGAGTACGCAGTGGGAGTTTCCCTGGCCAAAGGCGGCAATGTCTCGCTCAGCAAGGAGGCGCCCGGCCTGACCGCCGTGCTCATCGGCCTCGGCTGGGACGTACGGACCACGACCGGCGCGGACTACGACCTCGACGCCTCGGCCCTGCTGCTCGACGCCTCCGGCAAGGTCCTGTCCGACCAGCACTTCGTGTTCTACAACAACCTCACGAGCCCGGACGGCTCGGTCGAGCACACCGGTGACAACCTCACCGGCGAGGGCGAGGGCGACGACGAGTCCGTCAAGGTGAACCTCGCGGGCGTACCGGCCGAGGTCGACCGGATCGTCTTCCCGGTCTCCATCCACGACGCCCACGCCCGCGGGCAGAGCTTCGGACAGGTCCGGGGCGCCTTCATCCGCGTCGTCAACCAGGCCGGCGGCGCCGAGATCGCGCGCTACGACCTGTCCGAGGACGCCGCCACCGAGACCGCGATGGTCTTCGGCGAGCTGTACCGCCACGGCACCGAGTGGAAGTTCCGCGCGGTCGGCCAGGGCTACGCCTCAGGGCTCGCGGGCATCGCCGCCGACTTCGGCGTCAACGTCTGACACAGCGCCGACCTCCGACACGGACCGCCCGCCCCCGGGCCTGATCCCCGGGGGCGGGCCCGGCACGGCCCCGCCGGACGGGGCCCCGCCGCGCCACCCGGGCGTATTCTCCGAACAGCCACCGGCACAGGCGCGAGGGGGAGCGCTATGCGGCACGTGCGGTACGTGGTCTGGGGCGGCGCGTTCGTGGCGACATCGGCGGTGCTCGCCGTCGCCGTCATGAACGGGGAACTCGGCGACACCACGATTCTGACCACCGTCCTCGGCTTCGGGATCGCCGCGACGGGGCTCGCCCTGAATCTGGCGCGCACCTCCGCCGACGGGGAACGCCCTTCACCGGCCGAGGTCCTGGACGCACGCGCCGAGCAACTGGCGGCGGCGGTCGAACAGCAGTGGCAGTCCGAGTGGCGGCTGCGACGCCTCCAGGACCCGGAACCCATCGCGGTGCACTGGTCCTCCGCGGAACCCTGGCTGGCCGATCCGCGGGAGCCCGGCACGGACGGACGCGCACCGGACGACCGGCTGGAGAACATCGCGGCCGCGCTGGACCGCGTGGCGTCGCGGCGACTGGTCGTCCTGGGCGAGCCGGGCAGCGGCAAGACCGTACTCGCCGTCCGGTTCACGCTGGACGTCCTCGCGTCACGGGACCCGGGGGCGCCCGTGCCCGTGGTGGTGTCGATGTCGGACTGGCGCCCGCAGAGCGAGAGCCTCGACACCTGGCTGGCGCGGTACCTCGCCGGCCACTATCCCGGTGCGTCCTGGGCCCGTGAACTCCTGGACGCCGGCCGGGTGATCCCCGTCCTCGACGGCCTCGACGAGATGGCCCCTCCGCTGCGCACCTCGGCCGTGCGCCGGCTGAACACGGACCTCGACGTCGGCCGCCCGCTGCTCATGACCTGCCGCTCGGCCGTGTACGCCGACGTCGTGCGATCCAGCGACGTCCTCACATCGGCGGCGGTCGTGGAACTGCAGCCCCTCGACTTCGAGACGGCGGCCGCCTATCTGCTGCGTACCGCCCGCCCCACCCGCGGCCCCGGCGGCACCCGCACCACCGCCTGGCACCCGGTGATCGACCGCCTGCGGACCGATCCCGGCGCCCACCCCTGCACCGCGTTACGAGCCGTACTGCGCACACCGCTGATGGTGACCCTCGCGAGGACCGCCTACGACGACACGGACGCCGACCCGGCCGAACTCCTCGACGACGGCGGACGGGACGACCGGGCACAACGGCAAGCGCGGTTGGAGGCGCATCTGCTGGACGCCTTCGTACCGGCCGCCTACCGGGACGACAACCGCCGGGTGGACACGGCACTGCACACCCTCGGCTTCCTGGCCCGCCACCTGGAGCGGCAGGGATCACGCGAACTCGCCTGGTGGGAACTGCGCCGCGAACTGCCTCTGCCGCTGCGGACGATGGGGCCCGTGCTGGTTGTCGGGGCCCTTGCCGCGGCGGTCATCGTGCTGACGACGGG
Coding sequences:
- a CDS encoding M56 family metallopeptidase, with translation MGLFVFLPLVLPLTAWPIARLAELRLYPRTATRLLTGLAVVMAVCSTVCLGLLMVVGTAQLPGNPLPDGWSDPEVREAVPYDEIAGKLAIPALLAVLLVCGRTLHRHRRVRRSAHLALADLPGTEVAVLPDEVPYAYALPGGRRDRVVVTTALLSCLEPAERRALFAHERAHLAARHHRFLLAAQLAARANPFLRPLCTAVSYTTERWADEEAAQVVGSRRAVACAIGKAALVSRGTPVPTLAGLAAPGPVPRRVAALLGPAPVPRTWPSVFTTVGLAAWGAAAGTAVSALSSANSAVTMVLILHAATPL
- a CDS encoding BlaI/MecI/CopY family transcriptional regulator is translated as MTDQRRRPPRRGQGELEAQILAALRAAEGPATAGWVQERLGGDLAYTTVITILTRLLAKGAVTRERVGRSFAWTAASDEAGLAARRMRRVLDGERDREAVLASFVTSLEPNDERLLRELLAHPEAERED
- a CDS encoding TerD family protein; amino-acid sequence: MGVSLAKGGNVSLSKEAPGLTAVLIGLGWDVRTTTGADYDLDASALLLDASGKVLSDQHFVFYNNLTSPDGSVEHTGDNLTGEGEGDDESVKVNLAGVPAEVDRIVFPVSIHDAHARGQSFGQVRGAFIRVVNQAGGAEIARYDLSEDAATETAMVFGELYRHGTEWKFRAVGQGYASGLAGIAADFGVNV